In Spodoptera frugiperda isolate SF20-4 chromosome 12, AGI-APGP_CSIRO_Sfru_2.0, whole genome shotgun sequence, a single window of DNA contains:
- the LOC126911304 gene encoding uncharacterized protein LOC126911304 isoform X2, translated as MFSQQTCGGLQLILKDAEVSCQGLVNYHNAPIAYADNGSDDDIGLLLTVLLLATRNRGNCCGCCSCGNNIPIPYPIPIPTNNPIITTMARSSPSGGGEPQDPEEINITTVNNSESESESKATDKTTNKNKNENYASSIAASGSRTS; from the coding sequence GACGCCGAAGTATCATGCCAAGGACTTGTAAACTACCACAACGCACCAATAGCATACGCTGACAATGGCAGTGATGACGACATAGGCCTCCTACTCACCGTGCTACTACTCGCGACGAGGAACAGAGGCAATTGCTGCGGGTGTTGCAGTTGCGGCAACAATATACCCATACCATACCCCATACCGATACCCACAAACAACCCTATCATCACAACTATGGCAAGAAGCAGCCCTAGTGGGGGAGGAGAACCGCAGGATCCAGAAGAAATCAACATTACAACAGTGAACAACTCAGAATCAGAATCCGAATCAAAGGCCACAGacaaaactacaaacaaaaacaaaaacgaaaattaTGCAAGCTCCATAGCAGCATCAGGCTCACGTACCTCCTAG
- the LOC118262281 gene encoding uncharacterized protein LOC118262281, which yields MTVGKLYGTFVLLLYLQENYAQQGLNNNQNVGVNSGLGFQQQPPQRTNALNNANQIPTGGLNINVLQGNLQQANGGNIQQQLSLPANLQPQAGSGSLANVQFNKQGLAQLPPGLAFNPTRSQANCPQINNVCNQNTPPPQQPNNVNTPFPNSLAELAALKGPSLLSLFASQINGQPQQNQQMANFSPVQNQLTDIQKQILARAIQGPSPCNMAQQRPVVENRPTVTVQGLPVTQQPQAIVTPVGQLPYTAVQAQLLPAYIQNQPVPVTVVEEPSALSFILSDTQPDAQYFYPPYQVQKRESKSNLKSLIPLIIDLLKEKNACGCRNCGCPNNGIGNSIAEPTIFGGYSNVGDNKAAENKKRDDEDEEGKKESKGKKSLKKNVINDESEEGSEENDSDYEDDSTGD from the exons ATGACTGTTGGCAAACTATACGGCACGTTTGTCCTGCTGTTATACCTACAg GAAAACTACGCGCAACAAGGCTTGAATAACAATCAAAATGTTGGTGTTAATAGTGGTCTCGGATTCCAACAACAGCCGCCGCAGCGGACGAACGCATTAAATAACGCCAACCAGATACCGACCGGAGGATTAAACATAAACGTGCTACAAGGTAATTTGCAACAAGCCAACGGTGGGAATATACAGCAGCAGCTGAGTCTCCCAGCCAATTTGCAGCCGCAAGCGGGATCCGGGTCACTTGCTAACGTACAGTTTAACAAACAAGGACTGGCTCAGTTACCTCCAGGACTTGCTTTCAATCCAACTCGATCACAGGCTAACTGCCCGCAGATCAATAACGTTTGCAACCAAAATACTCCACCGCCGCAACAACCAAACAATGTAAACACTCCTTTCCCTAATTCTCTCGCCGAATTAGCCGCACTTAAGGGCCCTTCTCTATTATCCCTTTTTGCATCTCAAATTAATGGCCAGCCTCAACAAAACCAACAAATGGCAAACTTTAGTCCTGTTCAGAATCAGTTGACGGACATACAGAAACAGATATTGGCTCGTGCTATTCAGGGGCCAAGTCCTTGTAATATGGCTCAACAACGACCTGTGGTGGAAAATAGACCAACTGTCACCGTACAAGGACTGCCGGTGACGCAGCAGCCTCAAGCTATTGTGACTCCAGTTGGCCAGCTACCTTACACAGCAGTGCAGGCCCAGCTGCTGCCAGCATACATCCAGAATCAGCCAGTACCAGTGACAGTAGTGGAAGAACCTTCAGCGTTATCCTTCATCTTATCCGATACGCAACCAGACGCTCAATACTTCTACCCTCCTTACCAAGTACAGAAGAGGGAGTCGAAATCTAACCTCAAATCTTTGATACCGTTGATAATAGATCTGTTGAAAGAGAAGAATGCGTGTGGCTGCCGGAATTGTGGGTGTCCCAACAATGGGATTGGGAACAGTATAGCAGAGCCAACAATCTTTGGTGGTTACTCCAATGTAGGGGATAATAAAGCAGCAGAAAATAAGAAAAGagatgatgaagatgaagaaGGTAaaaaagagagtaaaggaaagAAGAGTTTGAAGAAGAATGTCATAAATGACGAGAGTGAAGAGGGTTCAGAGGAAAATGACTCCGACTATGAGGACGATAGCACTGGTGATTAA
- the LOC118262284 gene encoding uncharacterized protein LOC118262284 — protein sequence MSSIAWLACFIALSNVVLIQAQFGGSQGYPGYGAPPPYPIIVKSNNDDDGMKHILPILLLLLCDNGGFGGGCGGCGGFGGGCGGGCGGGCGNGGGQNIPIPYPIPIPINSPIITNN from the exons ATGAGTTCTATCGCGTGGCTCGCTTGCTTCATTGCTCTTTCCAAC GTCGTCCTGATCCAGGCCCAGTTTGGTGGCTCCCAAGGCTACCCTGGCTATGGTGCCCCCCCTCCTTACCCCATCATAGTAAAGTCAAACAACGATGACGACGGTATGAAGCACATACTGCCGATTCTTCTTCTCTTGCTATGTGACAATGGTGGTTTTGGCGGCGGATGTGGTGGTTGCGGCGGATTTGGAGGCGGTTGCGGTGGCGGATGTGGTGGCGGATGCGGCAACGGCGGAGGACAAAACATTCCTATCCCCTACCCCATCCCTATTCCCATCAATAGCCCCATAATCACTAATAACTAA
- the LOC118262283 gene encoding keratin, type II cytoskeletal 2 epidermal-like, translating into MGLRNLVVFAAFLLCLGLCRVHGQAARVEYLNPPNPSTVTTTIQAVPGSPYYVQESITPSYNPGYPTYAPTIAPSFPGPMAPIIIDDDDDDNWHHILYYLIFAMRNRRGGCGCGGACNGGCNSGYSGGCGGNCNGGCGGGCNNGYGGIGFNNGCGCRNSCGGNCGVYDIGFNGNSGCGCSSSYIPYPIPYPLASPFPYGFPSFGGFSENPFPSSDEPSPNQPSQNPNEITVLFKTECNCK; encoded by the exons ATGGGTCTAAGGAACCTTGTGGTTTTCGCTGCATTCTTATTGTGTTTGGGG CTATGCAGGGTGCACGGTCAAGCAGCCCGCGTTGAGTACCTCAACCCACCAAATCCATCAACAGTAACTACAACCATTCAGGCAGTGCCTGGATCCCCATACTACGTCCAAGAGTCCATCACTCCTAGCTACAACCCTGGCTACCCCACCTACGCGCCCACCATTGCCCCCAGCTTCCCTGGCCCTATGGCTCCCATCATCAttgacgatgacgatgatgacAACTGGCATCACATTCTCTATTACCTCATCTTCGCAATGAGAAACAGGAGAGGCGGTTGTGGCTGCGGAGGTGCATGCAACGGAGGATGCAATAGCGGTTATAGCGGCGGATGTGGTGGCAATTGCAACGGCGGATGTGGCGGAGGATGCAACAATGGTTATGGTGGTATCGGATTCAATAATGGATGCGGATGCAGAAACAGTTGCGGTGGAAACTGTGGAGTATACGATATTGGATTCAATGGGAATAGTGGATGCGGATGTTCTTCTTCTTATATTCCATACCCAATTCCTTACCCCTTAGCCAGTCCCTTCCCATACGGATTCCCAAGCTTTGGAGGATTCTCTGAGAACCCTTTCCCCAGCTCTGATGAACCTTCCCCCAACCAACCAAGTCAGAATCCCAACGAAATTACCGTTCTGTTTAAGACTGAATGTAATTGTAAATGA